TGGAATGGAGAATTCGATTCGGAACAAAAAGATTCATTACTGGAGATAGGGCAATGGCTTAAAAAAAAATGGTTTAGCTTATTATGGCACAAAAGGCGGTCCGTGGGTGCCGAATAATGAAAGGGGAGCAACATACAAAGGGAATAAGGTTTTTATTTATGTGTATAACTGGAAGTCCGGAAATTTGAAACTCCCGATTATAAAAGGCAATCAGGTTTTGAAAGCATCCTTCCTGAATCTGGAGGAAAAACTTTTATGGAAACAACTGGGGGATTCTTTAAATTTCGTTGCACCCATTAAAGCTGTTCCTATCGCTACAATAATTGAACTTACTATGGAAAAGAAGGTTAGTGCTTCTTTTTCGGCCTTCAATAACTCAATTTTTAATGATCCTGCTTATGGTACTAAAATCAAAACAGAACCAATTAAAATCAATGAGTGGAAAAATAACCAGAAAGAAATTGATCTGGGAAAGGTGGAAAATGTTACCGGACTGGGGCTATCAGCAAATGATGATAGAATCAAGATAAGTGTTTCAGTCAATGGTAAAGAATGGCAAAATCTGGATCTATCAGGCCATAATAGAAATGAAATAAGCCTGACAACTTTTATTGCAGGAGCTCATGTTTTGGGGTGTAATATTCGATATATCCGTTTACATATATTAGATAGACTGGCTGATTTAAAAGTAGATATATATTCAAAATAATTTAGAATCACGAATGATTTCTCATACCATTCTGCTAAGATTTAATTGAATATAGATAAGTTATTTAAACTTTTTTCCGTCTATGATAGTTTTTCTACCTTATTTAACGTATAGTAAATCTTATCGGCCAAAAGTTATCAATTCGGAAAAAATTAAATCAATTGCAAACTGTAGATGGAATATATAATATCGGGATAAAAAAGGTTGTTTCAAAGACTGAATAGATGCTAAAACATTGCTCTAAGCGGTGCCATATCCTTACCTACTTTTTCATCAAGCATTTTGGCGTAAAGCTGGGTTGTACGAATGTTGGTATGTCCCATCATCTTGGAAACGCTTTCAATCGGCACCCCGTTGAGCAGAGTTACAGTTGTGGCAAAGGTGCGTTTTGCAATCCGGTTGCCTAATGTTTTGACAACGTCTGAAAGGACAGAAATTTCTATCAGGTATTCGTTCATTTTCTGGTTGCTGGAAATTGGTAAAGCCTTGTTATGATTAATACAGAATGGATGATCTTTATACCTGTCCAGAATATCTCCGGCAAGTGGTAACAGAGGAACGGCCACTCTTGTGCCCGTCTTTTTTCTATAGCTGAATAACCATCTTTCACCGTCATTCCCTACGCGAGTATCTGATAATTTTAGCTTTTGTACGTCCGCATAAGATAAGGTCACTTTTCTGGTATTTATAAGACAGGTAATCTTTGACATGTCTTTCCAGTATCTCAAATCTTTTTAGCGTACCTTTTGCATAATCATCCTTTTCGACCAATTCCTCCATGTTTTTGTTGTGAATTTTGATAGCCTCGCATATGGTATGCATTTTTTCTGCTTTACCTAGGTACTTGCTTTTAATCGCCTCGGAAGTGATTTCTGCATCTTGCCCGCAAAGTAGGGTGTGGGAGGTGGTAACCCCGGCTTTCATCTTGTCCAGATAAGCATTAAAGGTTTTGGTATCTTCCTTTGTGCCTGTCATGTGTCCCGCCTTGGTGTTCCACAATTCAGGTTCGCACTCCCTGCTGGTCGCAAGTTCTGCGCGTTTTCCGTCGACGATGATTCTTAAATAGACAGGAACAGCACCTTTAATGTAATTCTTTGGCTTTTTCAGGTAGAAAAGCAGACTGAAACTCGTTTTCATAATAAAGATTTAAGGTTAACAAAGTTAGCCTTGCAGTCTAAACGTATCAAGTCGTTCAATGATTGAACTTGCTGTAAATCAGAAAGTTGAATTCAATTCGGTGAGTTTTGTACTCCCTGAAATTACTCACCGAATCACTCACTTTTTATATGTGATTTAATGCATATTTTGGGATATTCCCTAAACGAAAAAAGCATGCAATCATATGATTGCATGCTTTTACATAGTTTTGATACTATTCTTTGTGATCCCGCTGGGATTCGAACCCAGGACCACTACATTAAAAGTGTAATGCTCTACCAGCTGAGCTACGGAATCAATTAATTCCTTTTGTTTAAGGAGGTGCAAAGATAGAAATTAAATATTAAGGTGCAATTAATTGTTGTTTTTTTTATAAAAAAAATACCACCTTTTTGATGACTGAAAACGTAATGTCTTGTAAATGAGAAAGGCGGAATATTTCCGCCTTTCAACACACACACCATATTTTTTAATAGAAAATCTGAATACCTATTTCAGGATATACATGATACCATTGATATTATCATTTCCTCCATACTGACTTTGTAAAGCAGCCTGGTAATTTGCGGTATTCGATGTACGCTCATACTCATGATATTGAAAACGGCTGGCAATACGACCACCATTTCCTGTTCCAGGACCTGTAGTAAATGCAGGGATATGTGTACGGCGATAAGTAAAATAAGACTCCAGTCCGGAATGACGGAATAAAGCCAGATATTTTTGCTGTACAATCTGTGTTAATGCATTTGCTATATTATACTTTACTTCCGGCTGGTTATAATACGTATCCCAGTTTACATTGATGGTATAAGTATCATAATTGGCAGGCAGCGCGACATTGGTAGAGCCCGGACGGTAGAAATAAGCCGTAAATGACCCTGTGCCAGTAGGTATTTTATAGGAATCCATAGAGCTTTTGATACCCGCGATATAATAGGTTTCTACATCACCGGCAGCCCATCCGCGATAAATACCTTCAGCTATATTAAACATTAGTTCAGCGTAACCAATCTGAATACTTGGTTCACCGGTATAGGTTGAATAGTAACGTTTTCTGTTTAAGAATGAATATTTTTGCTGACCGGCACTGTTATACATGACACCCAGATCCTGACCTGCATCGGCACCGATGAAAGAAGAAAAATCAGTAGGGCTTTGCTTTAAGGTATCCACCTGATAACGGGAAGGCTCAGCAGTTACAAATACCCTTGGATCTTTAAGTTTAGTTAATAAACCAATATAGGTAGCCGAAGTGTTTTTCCTGGATCCGCTTTGTCCAAAATTATCAGGATTCTGCGGATAGTAGTTTGTAGGAGAAATATAAGTATACTGCATATTATCTGCAGCACTTTCCATAATCGGATATTTAGTTTTGTTGCCTACGATATCGGCGAATTGCTGTTTAATGTTCAGTTGTGCATCATCATCTGCTCTTTTGCTCAGCTGAATCAGCAGACGTATTCTGAAGGTATTAATCGTTTTTTGCCATTTCAGTAAATCACCGTTGAAAAATATATCTCCGGCAAGGATATTCTCTTTTGCCGCAATTAAGGTAGTCAGATCTGTATTCGCACTTTCAAGCAAAGCCAGTGACTGGGTCATTACATTTTTTTGCGTGTCATAAGCAGGAGTAAGGTTTGCCATTCCAGCCAATGCGTTTGTCATCGGAATATCGCCCATTTCCATACTCATTTTAGTGAAAAGGTAAGCCTTGAAAAACTTTCCTAAAGCACTGTACGAATTTACTGCAGAACCAGCTTTAAGTGCCTGCTTTTCCATCTCTACCACATTTTTCAGAATGGTATAGTAGTCATCACCATATTTAAAATCATAGCGGTTGTTTCCATAATAATCATAATTATTCAGGTAATACTGATTATTGGTTTCTTTAGAACCATCCGGTCCTTCGACCAAACCTTTACTGGTTAAAATACCATTTAAAAGCAGGGAGGCCTGAACTGCTGTTGGTTTATTATTATTTATCGTTTTCTCTTCGAAGTCTTTTTTGCAGCCCGAAATGGTAACTACCAGTAAAAGAGGTAAAAGAGAAGAAAGTTTGAATATCTTTTTCATAT
This portion of the Pedobacter lusitanus genome encodes:
- a CDS encoding discoidin domain-containing protein, whose translation is MKASFLNLEEKLLWKQLGDSLNFVAPIKAVPIATIIELTMEKKVSASFSAFNNSIFNDPAYGTKIKTEPIKINEWKNNQKEIDLGKVENVTGLGLSANDDRIKISVSVNGKEWQNLDLSGHNRNEISLTTFIAGAHVLGCNIRYIRLHILDRLADLKVDIYSK
- a CDS encoding site-specific integrase is translated as MTLSYADVQKLKLSDTRVGNDGERWLFSYRKKTGTRVAVPLLPLAGDILDRYKDHPFCINHNKALPISSNQKMNEYLIEISVLSDVVKTLGNRIAKRTFATTVTLLNGVPIESVSKMMGHTNIRTTQLYAKMLDEKVGKDMAPLRAMF
- a CDS encoding Arm DNA-binding domain-containing protein; the encoded protein is MKTSFSLLFYLKKPKNYIKGAVPVYLRIIVDGKRAELATSRECEPELWNTKAGHMTGTKEDTKTFNAYLDKMKAGVTTSHTLLCGQDAEITSEAIKSKYLGKAEKMHTICEAIKIHNKNMEELVEKDDYAKGTLKRFEILERHVKDYLSYKYQKSDLILCGRTKAKIIRYSRRE
- a CDS encoding SusD/RagB family nutrient-binding outer membrane lipoprotein; the encoded protein is MKKIFKLSSLLPLLLVVTISGCKKDFEEKTINNNKPTAVQASLLLNGILTSKGLVEGPDGSKETNNQYYLNNYDYYGNNRYDFKYGDDYYTILKNVVEMEKQALKAGSAVNSYSALGKFFKAYLFTKMSMEMGDIPMTNALAGMANLTPAYDTQKNVMTQSLALLESANTDLTTLIAAKENILAGDIFFNGDLLKWQKTINTFRIRLLIQLSKRADDDAQLNIKQQFADIVGNKTKYPIMESAADNMQYTYISPTNYYPQNPDNFGQSGSRKNTSATYIGLLTKLKDPRVFVTAEPSRYQVDTLKQSPTDFSSFIGADAGQDLGVMYNSAGQQKYSFLNRKRYYSTYTGEPSIQIGYAELMFNIAEGIYRGWAAGDVETYYIAGIKSSMDSYKIPTGTGSFTAYFYRPGSTNVALPANYDTYTINVNWDTYYNQPEVKYNIANALTQIVQQKYLALFRHSGLESYFTYRRTHIPAFTTGPGTGNGGRIASRFQYHEYERTSNTANYQAALQSQYGGNDNINGIMYILK